From the Sphingobium yanoikuyae genome, the window TATCCTCGGCGACGTCTATGCCAAACATGGCACCAGTGCGCGTATCCGATTGCTCATCTTCGACAAGGGCTGGACCGGCGAAACCCACTATATTCAAGTCGAGGCCTTGGCTGAAGCTCTGCCGCATGTCCTGGCTCTCCCTGATCGATTGGGCCCGCCAACACCGCCTACGACCTCGGCCCCCGCGCCAACCCTCAAGCCGGTCCGCACCCGCGGATCGGCTTTTTCCATGTTCGCCAGGGAGACCGCGCCACGTCCGCTCACACCCCCTGTCGTCGCGGCCGTCGAAACCACTCCAAAGCCAGTCGAATTCATCGTGCGGGAAAAACCGCTGCCGATGGGTGAGACAGCCGGCATCTTCGCACCCTGGAGACTGTCGCGCATCGAGATACCCAGTGCGGCGGAGCATCCCGATGAGCTGGTCGAAACGCTCGCGATGGCGTCGGTGTTGCCACCGGTGCCGAGCTATCGGCCCGAATTGCCACCCGGCACCTTCAAGGCGCTGTCGAGCGCGCAGCTAGAAACAATCCTGCTTGCCGGCAGTGCGTTCGAGCGTGATCTTCCCGGTCGCTATATGCCCAACGAGGCCGGCGATCAGCTGTTCGAGAATGAAGACGGCCATGTCTATCGGCAGGGTTTCTTTGTGGGTGATGGCACCGGCGTCGGCAAAGGCCGTGAAGCCGCTGCCTGCCTCATGGATCAATGGTGCCGCGGTAACCGGCGCCATGTCTGGATATCGCTGAGCGGACCTCTTCTGAGCGATGCGAGAAGAGATTGGGAAGCGTTGGGCGGCATGGCTGCCGACATCCAGCCGCTCGACGCGATTCCGCTCGGAAAGCCTATCACGATGTCAGCAGGCATCTTGTTCCTCACCTACAGCACATTGCGTTCGGTCCGCGATAAAGGGCCCTCGCGCCTCGATCAGATCCTTGCCTGGCTGGGCGACGATTACGAGGGTTTGATCATCTTCGATGAATCCCATGCCCTAGCCAATGCTGCGCCAGCTGCCAGCGACTTCGGCGATGCCGTGGCTTCACAGCAGGGGATCACCGGTTTGCGCCTCCAGAATGCCTTGCCGCGCGCCCGTATCCTCTATGTCTCGGCGACGGGTGCGACCACCCCCGCCAATCTTGGCTATGCGATCCGGCTCGGACTCTGGGGGGCTGGCACCGCATTTACCTCCCGCGCCAGCTTCACCGCTGCGATGGAGAAGGGCGGCATCGCGGCAATGGAAGTCGTCAGCCGCGATCTCAAGGCGACCGGCCTCTATACCGCCCGCTCGCTCTCCTATGCCGGCATTGAATATGAGCCACTCGAGCACAAGCTCACCGCGGCTCAAATAGCGATCTACGATGCCTATGCCGACGCCTGGCAAGTCGTGCACGCCGGGCTCGATACTGTACTCAAGGCGACCAACGTGATCGATCAGGTTGGAGGCGACACGCTCAACGCGCAGGCCAAGGGCGCGGCGCTCTCCAGATTCGAAAGTTCACGGCAGCGCTTCTTTTCGGCCCTTCTGGTGGCAATGAAGATGCCAACGCTCCTGAAGGCGATCGAGGCTGAACTTGCTCAGGGCCATGTCGCGGTCGTGCAACTGGTCTCGACTTCCGAAGCGACCCTCGAACGGCGGCTGGCGACGCTCTCGCCCGATGAGCGTGCCAATTTGGATATCGATTTGTCTCCTCGCGACATACTGGTCCGGTATTTGACCGACGCGTTCCCAACACGCCAAATGGAAGTCTACAAGGACAATAGCGGCGAGGTTCGCTCACGTCCGGCCAGCGATGAAGAAGGCAATCCCGTCCTCAGCCAGGAAGCGGTCCGTGCTCGCGACGGACTAATCGAGAAGCTTTGCGCGATGCCGCCTGTCGCGACCGCACTCGACGAACTGATCCGCCACTTCGGCACAGATCGGGTTGCCGAGGTCACCGGCCGTTCACGCCGCATCGTGACTGATGGGGCCGGGCGGCAGAAGATCGAACGCTTGAGTCCGCTTGCCCGCATCGCAGACACGCAGGCATTCCAGAATGGCGACAAGGACATCCTGGCCTTTTCGGCAGCCGGCGGGACAGGCCGTTCGTATCATTCGGATCGCAATTCCAGGAGCGCGCACCGCAGGCGCGTGCATTTTGGTCTTGAATTTGGTTGGCGCGCGCCAGCGGCGGTCCAGGGCCTTGGCCGCACCCATCGCACCAACCAGATGACCCCACCGATCTTCAGGCCCGTCACGACGGACTGCAAGGGTGAGCGGCGGTTCATCAGCACCATCGCTCGTCGGCTTGACGCTCTTGGAGCTTTGACGCGTGGGCAACGGCAGGCGGGCAGTCAGAACCTGTTCGATCCAGCCGACAATCTCGAGAGCGATTACGCCAAGGATGCTCTGCATCAATGGTATCATTTGCTGCACGCCGGAAAACTCACAAGCACGACGCTCGAGGCATTCGAAACGATGACCGCGCTTAAGC encodes:
- a CDS encoding strawberry notch family protein, which encodes MNIQSAAGLDVHAADAARKAAGLYSVALTIAEHLASAGTMSRQHLSRLMRETFGANDASGVWSMRDAYDALEAGQVLFLRNHESSPLTLSEPAAILKALTDLERGLPTQTYRSEHQVDLQQFSTPIALAWLTALCARVNSSDVVLEPSAGTGMLTILTARAGAVLHLNERDTQRADLLAHVTGQPVTRYDGASIDDWLPASFAPDVVLINPPFSRSEGRGRDRHAGARHLRSALLRLREAGRCIAIMPSSFTADGPGRTGYAAVREVVRPRVEIDILGDVYAKHGTSARIRLLIFDKGWTGETHYIQVEALAEALPHVLALPDRLGPPTPPTTSAPAPTLKPVRTRGSAFSMFARETAPRPLTPPVVAAVETTPKPVEFIVREKPLPMGETAGIFAPWRLSRIEIPSAAEHPDELVETLAMASVLPPVPSYRPELPPGTFKALSSAQLETILLAGSAFERDLPGRYMPNEAGDQLFENEDGHVYRQGFFVGDGTGVGKGREAAACLMDQWCRGNRRHVWISLSGPLLSDARRDWEALGGMAADIQPLDAIPLGKPITMSAGILFLTYSTLRSVRDKGPSRLDQILAWLGDDYEGLIIFDESHALANAAPAASDFGDAVASQQGITGLRLQNALPRARILYVSATGATTPANLGYAIRLGLWGAGTAFTSRASFTAAMEKGGIAAMEVVSRDLKATGLYTARSLSYAGIEYEPLEHKLTAAQIAIYDAYADAWQVVHAGLDTVLKATNVIDQVGGDTLNAQAKGAALSRFESSRQRFFSALLVAMKMPTLLKAIEAELAQGHVAVVQLVSTSEATLERRLATLSPDERANLDIDLSPRDILVRYLTDAFPTRQMEVYKDNSGEVRSRPASDEEGNPVLSQEAVRARDGLIEKLCAMPPVATALDELIRHFGTDRVAEVTGRSRRIVTDGAGRQKIERLSPLARIADTQAFQNGDKDILAFSAAGGTGRSYHSDRNSRSAHRRRVHFGLEFGWRAPAAVQGLGRTHRTNQMTPPIFRPVTTDCKGERRFISTIARRLDALGALTRGQRQAGSQNLFDPADNLESDYAKDALHQWYHLLHAGKLTSTTLEAFETMTALKLTQGESGELLEKLPPIQRWLNRLLALRISTQNAIFEEFFALIQARIDAAREAGTLDLGVETILARKVELLSDIVIHNDEVSGAETRLQKLQLHLKRNVTGFERLMSVWGGTDDIAYLRNNRSGRVALRVPSWSTMDEDGQPIAMCQLVRPTGQDRTRFESLARSFWQRIDKGEFERLWREEADQAREQVDIEIVHIATGLLLPVWNKLPEDDVRVWRIVDEASGQSRLGRIISAEMLSETAASFNVTDAVKLSPAEIIAAASGIDGAQIDGLPGTRLIRVRVNGQQRFEIRDYPYDRLDWLKSLGAFTEIISFRTRVFLPPEDAERILAELG